The Pyrenophora tritici-repentis strain M4 chromosome 3, whole genome shotgun sequence genome has a window encoding:
- a CDS encoding Abhydrolase-6 domain containing protein → MWSIAATTALIALLWQAEVVTFGYGGSLEPREFFYVGGEYANLTLGTSTAEYMVNQIYVEKLIPAKITQRYPILFIHGGGQTATNFLETPDGRPGWASFFLSHGYTVYLSDQPSRGRSPWFPTMGTMFVVNTAQVEQLFTATSSHDLWPQSKLHTQWPGTGKVGDPVFDAFYATQVQLQVENRLSEAQNGKAYTALLDKIGAAHIITHSQAGAYGWRVADLRPHLVKSIVALEPSGPPFVGKIYSTGPARPWGITDLEISYDPPAGPNATHIQTVVVPGKDVNHSECIMQDEPAKKLVNLAQIPVLAVTSEASYHAHYDYCTVGYMRQAGVDVEHVELAKEGIQGNGHMFFMEKNNLDIAKRVLTWMKKH, encoded by the exons ATGTGGTCGATCGCAGCGACGACAGCGCTCATAGCGCTTCTATGGCAAGCTGAGGTTGTTACTTTTGGTTATGGGGGCAGCCTAGAGCCGCGAGAGTTCTTTTACGTTGGGGGCGAGTATGCAAACCTCACA CTTGGAACCTCTACTGCGGAGTACATGGTTAACCAGATCTACGTCGAAAAACTTATTCCGGCAAAAATTACCCAAAGATACCCGATTCTTTTCATCCACGGAGGCGGACAAACTGCGACGAACTTCCTCGAAACGCCTGATGGTCGTCCAGGATGGGCATCTTTCTTCCTATCGCATGGTTACACTGTGTATCTCAGTGATCAGCCATCACGTGGTCGATCCCCATGGTTTCCTACAATGGGAACGATGTTTGTAGTAAATACGGCTCAAGTGGAACAGCTCTTTACAGCAACCTCGTCACATGATCTCTGGCCCCAATCAAAACTTCACACCCAGTGGCCCGGTACCGGCAAGGTGGGCGATCCAGTCTTTGACGCCTTCTACGCAACCCAAGTGCAACTACAAGTCGAGAATAGGTTGTCCGAAGCCCAGAACGGGAAGGCGTATACGGCGCTTCTGGATAAGATTGGGGCAGCGCATATCATCACTCACAGTCAAGCAGGAGCGTACGGCTGGCGCGTCGCAGATCTGAGACCTCATCTTGTCAAGAGCATTGTTGCGCTCGAGCCTTCTGGTCCACCATTCGTTGGTAAAATCTATTCGACTGGGCCTGCACGACCCTGGGGTATCACAGATCTCGAAATCTCTTATGATCCACCTGCAGGCCCGAACGCAACTCATATCCAGACTGTGGTTGTTCCAGGAAAGGATGTGAATCATAGCGAATGCATCATGCAGGATGAGCCTGCAAAGAAGCTGGTGAATCTAGCGCAGATCCCTGTATTAGCAGTCACGTCGGAAGCGAGCTATCATGCGCACTATGACTATTGTACTGTAGGTTATATGAGACAGGCTGGTGTTGATGTGGAGCATGTTGAGCTGGCCAAAGAGGGTATCCAAGGAAATGGGCATATGTTCTTCATGGAGAAGAACAATCTCGATATTGCCAAAAGAGTCTTGACCTGGATGAAGAAGCACTGA